One genomic region from Phragmites australis chromosome 1, lpPhrAust1.1, whole genome shotgun sequence encodes:
- the LOC133906265 gene encoding PR5-like receptor kinase → MTVMSFSWTLHLLPLFLLLSVATVGATTISITNRCSYTVWPAAVPVGGLQLDPGESWTVNMPSATAGRVWPRTGCSFNDTGNGSCQTGDCGGVLACAGKGQAPQTVAEFTLGRGTDFFDISLINGFNVPMDFLPVPANGQGGQGCSKGPRCAADITSQCPSDLKAPGGCNNACTVFKQDKYCCTGNGSCGPTNYTEFFKRMCPDAYSYPFDTSNTTWTCPSGTNYQVIFCPPSNISALASPPTANPPSPIVTEPTHMNSSSSSRSRVFDVILGSVSSSIVLVIFITFFAYKRRKWRQREVQEGDEEFGELPGLPTRFTFQQLQEATGQFRAKLGEGGFGSVFQGQYGEERIAVKRLDRAGQGKREFLAEVQTIGNIHHINLVRLIGFCAEKSHRLLVYEYMPNCSLDRWIYCRHDSNNPPLDWQTRHKIITHIAKGLSYLHEECMKRIAHLDVKPQNILLDENFNAKLSDFGLCKLIDRDKSQVITRMRGTPGYLAPEWLTSQITEKVDVYSFGVVVMEIISGRRNLDTSRSEESIHLITLLEEKVKSDELAYLIDKHSSDMQVHKQEVIQMMKLAMWCLQVDCKRRPQMSEVVRVLEGNMDAESNIDHNFVANSPAMLWVAENIGLSDPPVATDLSGPR, encoded by the coding sequence ATGACAGTGATGAGTTTCTCGTGGACTCTCCACCTCCTGCCTCTCTTCCTACTCCTATCAGTGGCCACCGTCGGCGCCACCACAATAAGCATCACCAACCGATGCTCCTACACCGTGTGGCCGGCCGCTGTGCCGGTGGGTGGCTTGCAGCTCGACCCAGGGGAGTCATGGACCGTCAACATGCCGTCTGCCACCGCGGGGCGTGTGTGGCCGCGCACAGGCTGCTCATTCAATGACACCGGTAACGGTTCATGTCAGACAGGAGATTGCGGAGGCGTGCTCGCCTGCGCAGGCAAGGGTCAGGCGCCCCAAACGGTTGCTGAGTTCACCCTCGGAAGGGGAACGGATTTCTTCGACATCTCCCTCATCAACGGCTTCAACGTGCCCATGGACTTCCTGCCGGTGCCAGCCAATGGACAGGGAGGGCAAGGGTGCAGCAAGGGCCCTCGCTGCGCAGCCGACATCACATCGCAGTGCCCAAGCGATCTGAAGGCGCCGGGGGGCTGCAACAATGCGTGCACGGTGTTCAAGCAAGACAAGTACTGCTGCACCGGGAATGGCAGTTGCGGACCCACCAACTACACGGAGTTTTTCAAGCGGATGTGCCCGGACGCGTACAGCTACCCCTTCGATACTTCGAACACTACGTGGACTTGCCCATCGGGCACCAACTACCAGGTCATCTTCTGTCCCCCGAGCAACATATCagctttggcttcgcctccaactgcAAATCCGCCTTCACCTATTGTTACTGAGCCAACACACATgaactcctcctcctcttcaagaAGCAGAGTTTTTGACGTGATCCTAGGTTCCGTAAGCAGTTCGATTGTACTCGTCATATTCATCACTTTCTTCGCATATAAACGAAGAAAATGGCGACAGCGGGAGGTGCAGGAAGGGGATGAAGAGTTCGGAGAGCTACCAGGACTGCCTACTAGGTTCACATTTCAGCAGCTACAAGAGGCAACCGGTCAATTCAGAGCAAAGCTCGGGGAAGGAGGATTTGGGTCTGTTTTTCAGGGACAATACGGGGAGGAAAGAATTGCAGTAAAACGTTTGGATCGAGCTGGTCAGGGAAAGAGGGAATTTTTGGCTGAGGTTCAGACAATTGGCAACATTCATCATATCAATCTGGTGAGGCTGATAGGTTTTTGTGCAGAAAAATCACATAGGCTATTGGTCTATGAGTATATGCCCAATTGTTCCTTAGACAGGTGGATCTATTGCCGACATGATAGTAACAATCCTCCTCTGGATTGGCAAACACGACACAAGATTATTACTCACATAGCTAAGGGTCTCTCTTATCTTCATGAGGAGTGCATGAAGAGGATTGCTCATTTGGATGTCAAACCACAAAATATCCTCTTAGATGAAAACTTCAATGCCAAACTTTCCGATTTTGGACTATGCAAGCTTATTGATAGGGATAAGAGCCAAGTGATTACTAGGATGAGAGGCACACCTGGATATTTAGCTCCTGAGTGGTTGACATCACAAATCACGGAAAAGGTCGATGTCTATAGCTTTGGCGTGGTGGTCATGGAAATCATCAGCGGTAGGAGGAACCTTGACACTTCACGGTCTGAAGAGAGCATCCATCTTATTACCTTATTGGAAGAAAAGGTGAAGAGTGATGAGTTAGCATATTTGATCGACAAGCACAGTAGTGACATGCAAGTACACAAGCAAGAAGTAATTCAGATGATGAAGCTCGCGATGTGGTGTCTGCAGGTTGATTGCAAAAGAAGGCCTCAAATGTCTGAGGTGGTCAGAGTCTTGGAAGGTAACATGGATGCAGAAAGTAATATTGATCATAACTTTGTGGCAAACAGTCCAGCAATGCTTTGGGTTGCTGAAAACATAGGTTTGTCAGATCCACCTGTAGCCACGGATTTATCAGGCCCCAGGTGA